One window of Polynucleobacter sp. HIN5 genomic DNA carries:
- a CDS encoding DUF4149 domain-containing protein — MNPNLSLYLVSAMIGIMVFFTIAVAPTVFKVLPQEWASKYVRNFFPKYYAFLGAVSIIASFLAADTLSMGLLVGCAALFFISLWVLTPAINRASDRGNKKTFGILHGLSVVVNFIQLGIFLYLVW; from the coding sequence ATGAATCCTAATCTGAGCCTCTATCTCGTATCAGCTATGATCGGCATTATGGTGTTCTTCACCATCGCCGTGGCACCAACAGTATTTAAGGTTCTGCCCCAAGAGTGGGCAAGTAAATACGTACGTAATTTCTTTCCCAAGTACTACGCCTTCTTAGGAGCGGTCTCGATCATCGCCTCCTTCTTGGCAGCGGACACCTTGAGCATGGGATTGTTGGTGGGATGCGCCGCCTTATTTTTCATCTCCCTATGGGTACTGACTCCAGCAATTAACCGCGCATCGGATCGCGGGAATAAGAAAACGTTTGGAATCCTGCACGGCTTGAGTGTGGTGGTGAACTTTATTCAACTCGGGATCTTCCTCTACTTAGTTTGGTAA
- a CDS encoding TIGR03643 family protein, which translates to MSTRDPSELSRIVEMAWEDRTPFEAIYAQFQLTEPEVKALMRSVLKPSSYRLWRVRVTGRQTKHRQLRDPDVQRAYCPTQYKYK; encoded by the coding sequence ATGAGCACACGTGATCCATCTGAGTTATCGCGCATTGTTGAGATGGCGTGGGAAGACCGCACACCCTTTGAGGCGATTTATGCTCAGTTTCAGTTAACTGAGCCTGAAGTTAAAGCGTTGATGCGCAGTGTTCTAAAACCAAGCTCCTATCGTCTGTGGCGTGTGCGAGTTACAGGACGACAAACCAAGCATCGGCAATTGCGTGATCCAGATGTGCAACGGGCTTACTGTCCAACCCAATACAAATACAAATAA
- a CDS encoding SDR family NAD(P)-dependent oxidoreductase: MTLLQKPFRALVIGSSGTIGSALVSALQMHSNCAEVMGIHRGSVPSIDYADPGTIATAVEALAAHRPFDLIINTIGVLHNENVSPEKRLADLRATQLQEQFLVNAIGPALTISQFTKLLNPAGGIYATLSAKVGSISDNRLGGWYSYRSSKAALNMLIKTAAIELKRTMPKVALIAIHPGTVNSNLSKPFRGEEIGRDPQQAANEILTVLLKVNTEDSGTFRSYSGEVIPW, from the coding sequence ATGACCCTACTCCAGAAACCATTTCGGGCCCTTGTAATTGGCTCATCAGGGACCATCGGTTCCGCCCTGGTCTCTGCCCTTCAAATGCATTCCAACTGCGCTGAGGTGATGGGGATCCATCGTGGGTCTGTGCCATCCATTGATTACGCTGACCCAGGCACGATCGCCACAGCAGTCGAAGCACTGGCGGCCCACCGGCCCTTTGATCTGATTATTAATACTATCGGGGTTTTGCACAATGAGAACGTCTCCCCCGAAAAGCGCTTAGCGGATCTCCGAGCCACACAACTCCAAGAGCAGTTTTTAGTGAATGCAATTGGGCCAGCGCTGACCATCAGCCAGTTCACGAAGCTTTTAAATCCTGCGGGTGGTATTTATGCCACCCTATCAGCCAAGGTGGGTAGTATTAGTGATAACCGGTTGGGGGGTTGGTATAGCTACCGATCTTCTAAAGCGGCTCTTAATATGCTGATTAAAACCGCTGCGATCGAGCTGAAACGAACCATGCCTAAAGTTGCTTTAATTGCTATCCATCCAGGTACAGTCAACTCCAATTTATCGAAACCCTTTCGGGGTGAGGAAATTGGCCGTGACCCTCAGCAAGCCGCTAATGAAATCCTAACTGTTCTATTGAAAGTCAATACCGAGGACTCTGGAACGTTTCGGTCCTACAGTGGCGAAGTGATTCCTTGGTAA
- a CDS encoding NAD(P)/FAD-dependent oxidoreductase produces the protein MISTKKRVAIIGAGIAGLSCAQNLEAHGFAVTLFDKSKGVGGRMSHRYFGDWEADHGAQYFTARDPLFKEEVAQWVQADVAKPWSGRIVTFNHGNTIDKPSDATRYVGIPAMTSPAKYLANRLHVHTQHMVVDVHRINDLWKITTKEHGQIPEAFEYLVLAIPSVQAERLIGKYSAELKAICQEVVMLPCWTLLAYLKEPLHLAFDGAFVEGSVFSWLARDNSKPNRPVYETWVAQASHAWSAAHIDHTQFEIEPILIQGFQELTGVEPDLHQSHLWRYAKLEQANEREFALDLSIAVGLCGDWLKNSTVEGAWLSGYRLAQQLKQSL, from the coding sequence ATGATTTCTACAAAAAAACGGGTTGCCATCATCGGTGCGGGTATTGCCGGACTATCCTGCGCCCAAAACCTAGAAGCCCATGGGTTTGCAGTGACCCTCTTTGATAAGAGCAAAGGGGTAGGCGGTCGTATGAGCCATCGCTATTTTGGCGATTGGGAAGCTGATCATGGTGCCCAGTACTTTACGGCGCGCGATCCCTTATTCAAAGAAGAAGTTGCCCAGTGGGTACAAGCCGATGTCGCCAAACCATGGTCAGGTCGAATCGTGACCTTCAATCATGGCAATACCATTGATAAACCATCGGATGCAACGCGCTATGTCGGCATTCCAGCAATGACCTCGCCAGCGAAGTATTTAGCAAACCGCCTACACGTACACACTCAACATATGGTGGTGGATGTGCATCGCATCAATGATCTCTGGAAAATCACCACCAAAGAACACGGTCAAATCCCTGAGGCATTTGAATACCTCGTACTCGCGATTCCGTCGGTGCAGGCTGAACGCTTAATTGGCAAATACTCAGCTGAACTAAAAGCGATTTGTCAGGAAGTGGTGATGCTGCCCTGTTGGACACTGCTTGCCTATCTGAAAGAGCCTCTTCATCTAGCATTCGATGGCGCGTTTGTGGAAGGCAGTGTGTTCTCTTGGTTAGCTCGCGATAACTCCAAACCCAATCGTCCCGTGTATGAGACCTGGGTGGCGCAAGCCAGTCACGCATGGTCTGCAGCGCACATTGATCACACCCAGTTTGAGATTGAACCAATCTTGATTCAAGGATTTCAGGAACTCACTGGAGTGGAGCCTGATTTACACCAAAGCCATTTGTGGCGCTATGCCAAACTTGAGCAAGCCAATGAACGGGAGTTTGCTCTTGATCTATCCATTGCGGTGGGGTTATGTGGCGATTGGTTAAAGAACTCCACCGTTGAGGGCGCTTGGTTAAGCGGTTATCGCTTGGCACAGCAACTAAAGCAGTCCCTCTAA